The following are from one region of the Variovorax sp. V213 genome:
- the fabF gene encoding beta-ketoacyl-ACP synthase II → MTKRRVVVTGLGCIAPVGNTVTESWANLLAGKSGIDTITSFDASAFACKFAGEVKGFDITQYISEKEARHMDRFIHLGMAAAIQAVQDSGLKTGDALSPEEATRIGCNIGSGIGGLPMIEETHAELVNRGPRRVSPFFVPASIINMISGHVSIKYGFQGPNIAVVTACTTGLHAIGLSARMIEYGDADVMVAGGAESTVSPLGIGGFAAARALSTRNDDPRTASRPWDKDRDGFVLGEGAGVVVLEEYEHAKARGAKIYAEVSGFGMSADAYHMTAPNVDGPRRSMSMALANAGVNADEVQYLNAHGTSTPLGDLNETNAIKNTFGDHAKKMVVNSTKSMTGHLLGGAGGIESVFTVLALHHQKSPPTINIFNQDPECDLDYCANVARDLKIDVAVKNNFGFGGTNGTLVFKRA, encoded by the coding sequence ATGACCAAACGCCGCGTCGTCGTGACCGGACTCGGTTGCATCGCTCCTGTCGGAAACACGGTGACCGAATCCTGGGCCAACCTGTTGGCCGGGAAGTCGGGCATCGACACCATCACCTCGTTCGATGCCAGCGCCTTCGCTTGCAAGTTTGCGGGCGAGGTGAAGGGTTTCGACATCACGCAGTACATCTCCGAGAAGGAGGCGCGCCACATGGACCGCTTCATTCATCTCGGAATGGCCGCCGCCATCCAGGCGGTGCAGGACAGCGGTCTCAAGACCGGTGATGCGCTGTCGCCTGAAGAGGCGACTCGCATCGGCTGCAACATCGGCTCGGGCATCGGCGGACTGCCGATGATCGAGGAAACGCACGCGGAACTCGTGAATCGCGGCCCACGCCGCGTCTCGCCGTTCTTCGTGCCCGCCTCGATCATCAACATGATCTCGGGCCACGTCTCCATCAAGTACGGCTTCCAGGGCCCGAACATCGCGGTCGTCACGGCCTGCACCACCGGCTTGCATGCGATCGGCCTGTCGGCCCGCATGATCGAGTACGGCGATGCTGACGTGATGGTCGCGGGCGGTGCCGAGTCGACCGTCTCGCCGCTGGGCATCGGCGGCTTCGCGGCCGCGCGGGCGCTCTCGACGCGCAACGACGATCCCCGCACCGCGTCCCGTCCGTGGGACAAGGACCGCGACGGCTTCGTGCTCGGTGAAGGCGCCGGGGTGGTCGTGCTCGAGGAATACGAGCACGCCAAGGCGCGCGGCGCCAAGATCTACGCCGAGGTCTCGGGCTTCGGCATGAGCGCCGACGCGTACCACATGACGGCACCCAACGTCGACGGCCCGCGCCGTTCGATGTCGATGGCGCTCGCCAACGCGGGCGTCAACGCCGACGAGGTGCAGTATCTCAACGCGCACGGCACTTCGACGCCCCTGGGTGACCTGAACGAAACCAATGCGATCAAGAACACCTTCGGCGACCATGCGAAGAAAATGGTCGTCAATTCGACCAAGTCGATGACCGGCCACTTGCTGGGCGGCGCCGGCGGCATCGAGTCGGTGTTCACGGTGCTCGCACTGCATCACCAGAAGAGCCCGCCGACCATCAACATCTTCAACCAGGATCCGGAGTGCGACCTCGACTACTGCGCCAACGTGGCGCGCGATCTCAAGATCGATGTCGCGGTCAAGAACAACTTCGGCTTCGGCGGCACCAACGGCACGCTGGTGTTCAAGCGCGCTTGA
- the acpP gene encoding acyl carrier protein: MSDIEARVKKIIAEQLGVEESQVTNEKAFVADLGADSLDTVELVMALEDEFGIEIPDEDAEKITTVQNAVDYATKNQKA, encoded by the coding sequence ATGAGCGATATCGAAGCACGTGTCAAGAAAATCATCGCCGAGCAACTCGGCGTGGAAGAGTCCCAAGTAACGAACGAAAAGGCTTTCGTGGCCGACCTCGGTGCGGACTCGCTCGACACGGTCGAACTGGTGATGGCACTCGAAGACGAGTTCGGCATCGAGATTCCCGATGAAGACGCCGAGAAGATCACCACGGTGCAAAACGCCGTCGACTACGCCACCAAGAATCAAAAGGCCTGA
- the fabG gene encoding 3-oxoacyl-ACP reductase FabG, protein MSIPKFEGQVALVTGASRGIGAAIALELAHRGLKVVGTGTTEDSAAKITSALSAFDGRGRALNVNDAAAVEALIDEIVQAYGAIHVLVNNAGITRDTLAMRMKDDDWDAVLDTNLKAVFRLSRAVIRPMMKQRYGRIISITSVVGASGNAGQANYAAAKAGVAGMTRALARELGSRNITVNCVAPGFIETDMTASLPEAQQQALLQQIPLGHLGKPADIAHAVSYLASPQASYVTGQELHVNGGMHM, encoded by the coding sequence ATGAGCATTCCCAAATTCGAAGGGCAAGTCGCCCTGGTCACCGGCGCGTCGCGCGGCATCGGCGCAGCAATTGCGCTCGAACTGGCGCACCGCGGCCTCAAGGTGGTCGGCACCGGCACCACCGAAGACAGCGCAGCAAAGATCACCTCTGCCCTGAGTGCCTTCGACGGCCGCGGCCGTGCGCTCAACGTGAACGACGCCGCAGCCGTCGAAGCGCTGATCGACGAAATCGTGCAGGCCTACGGCGCCATCCACGTGCTGGTCAACAATGCCGGCATCACGCGCGACACGCTCGCCATGCGCATGAAGGACGACGATTGGGATGCGGTGCTCGACACCAATCTCAAGGCCGTGTTCCGCCTGTCGCGTGCGGTCATTCGCCCGATGATGAAGCAGCGTTACGGCCGCATCATCAGCATCACGAGCGTGGTCGGCGCCTCCGGCAATGCCGGCCAGGCCAACTACGCGGCCGCCAAGGCCGGGGTCGCGGGCATGACCCGCGCGCTGGCCCGCGAACTCGGCAGCCGCAACATCACGGTCAACTGCGTCGCGCCGGGCTTCATCGAGACCGACATGACCGCCAGCCTGCCGGAAGCCCAGCAACAGGCGCTGCTCCAGCAGATCCCGCTGGGCCACCTGGGCAAGCCGGCAGACATCGCGCATGCAGTGTCCTATCTTGCATCGCCCCAGGCGTCTTACGTGACGGGGCAGGAGCTGCACGTCAACGGCGGCATGCACATGTAG
- the fabD gene encoding ACP S-malonyltransferase, translated as MKSFAFVFPGQGSQAVGMLDAWGDHPAVAETLREASEALGEDVAALIKNGPKEELALTTNTQPVMLVAGVAAWRAWLAEGGAAPSVVAGHSLGEYSALVASGVLTLAQAAPLVRFRARAMQQAVPVGVGAMAAVLGMEAAKVVAGCAEATATFGTGSAEIVEAVNFNDPMQTVIAGSKAAVDKACELLKANGAKRALLLPVSAPFHSSLMKPAAEALREKLTTISLAAPQIPVLNNIDVAVETDPERIRDALVRQAAGPVRWVESVQALKLRGVAAIIECGPGKVLAGMVKRIAPELEAASVYDPATLADTRQLLAG; from the coding sequence ATGAAATCCTTTGCTTTTGTCTTTCCGGGCCAGGGCTCGCAGGCGGTCGGCATGCTCGACGCCTGGGGCGACCACCCGGCCGTGGCCGAAACCCTGCGCGAAGCCTCCGAGGCGCTGGGCGAAGACGTCGCGGCGCTGATCAAGAACGGCCCCAAGGAAGAACTGGCGCTCACCACCAACACCCAGCCGGTGATGCTGGTGGCCGGCGTCGCCGCCTGGCGCGCATGGCTGGCCGAAGGTGGCGCGGCCCCTTCCGTCGTCGCCGGACATTCGCTGGGCGAGTACTCCGCGCTGGTCGCGTCTGGCGTCCTCACTCTGGCGCAAGCCGCGCCGCTGGTGCGTTTTCGGGCGCGGGCCATGCAGCAGGCCGTGCCGGTCGGAGTGGGGGCCATGGCCGCCGTCCTCGGCATGGAAGCGGCCAAGGTGGTGGCGGGCTGCGCGGAAGCGACCGCGACCTTCGGCACCGGAAGCGCCGAGATCGTCGAGGCAGTGAATTTCAACGACCCGATGCAGACCGTGATCGCGGGCAGCAAGGCGGCCGTCGACAAGGCCTGCGAGCTGCTCAAGGCCAACGGCGCCAAGCGCGCACTGCTGCTGCCCGTGTCGGCACCCTTCCATTCGAGCCTGATGAAGCCCGCCGCCGAGGCGCTGCGCGAAAAGCTGACCACGATCTCGCTCGCCGCGCCGCAGATTCCGGTGCTGAACAACATCGACGTGGCCGTTGAAACCGATCCCGAACGCATCCGCGACGCCCTGGTGCGCCAGGCGGCCGGGCCGGTTCGCTGGGTTGAAAGCGTGCAGGCCTTGAAACTGCGCGGTGTAGCCGCCATCATCGAGTGCGGGCCGGGCAAGGTGCTGGCCGGCATGGTCAAGCGCATCGCCCCCGAACTCGAAGCCGCGTCGGTGTACGACCCGGCGACTCTCGCGGACACCCGACAACTGCTCGCCGGCTGA
- a CDS encoding beta-ketoacyl-ACP synthase III — MSPYSRITGTGSYLPPRRVTNDDLAKELAARGIETSNQWIVERTGIHARHFAAPEVTSSDLGLEAARHALEAAGRKAEDIDLIIVATSTPDMVFPSSAAILQNKLGIAGCPAFDVQAVCSGFVYALTVADAMIRTGSARCALVVGAEVFSRILDFNDRTTCVLFGDGAGAVVLEASDEPGILASDLHADGKHVGILCVPGHVSGGNVLGTPLLHMDGQAVFKLAVRVLEDAARATLAKAGKTEADIDWLIPHQANIRIMEGTAKKLKLPREKLIVTVNEHGNTSAASIPLALDEAVRSGKVKKGETVMLEGVGGGFTWGAVLLNL; from the coding sequence ATGAGCCCTTATTCACGCATCACCGGCACCGGCAGCTATCTGCCGCCGCGCCGGGTGACCAATGACGACCTTGCCAAGGAATTGGCAGCGCGCGGCATCGAAACCTCGAACCAATGGATCGTCGAGCGTACCGGCATCCATGCGCGGCACTTCGCGGCGCCCGAGGTCACGAGCAGCGATCTCGGCCTCGAGGCTGCCAGGCACGCACTCGAAGCCGCGGGCCGCAAGGCTGAAGACATCGACCTGATCATCGTCGCGACCTCGACGCCCGACATGGTGTTTCCTTCGTCGGCGGCCATTCTCCAGAACAAGCTCGGCATTGCCGGCTGCCCGGCATTCGATGTCCAGGCGGTCTGCAGCGGCTTCGTCTATGCGCTGACCGTGGCCGACGCGATGATTCGCACCGGCAGCGCGCGCTGCGCGCTGGTGGTGGGCGCCGAAGTGTTCTCGCGCATCCTCGATTTCAACGATCGCACCACCTGCGTGCTGTTCGGCGACGGTGCCGGCGCAGTGGTGCTCGAAGCCAGCGACGAGCCTGGCATCCTCGCAAGCGACCTGCATGCGGATGGCAAGCACGTCGGCATTCTTTGCGTGCCGGGCCACGTCTCGGGCGGCAATGTGCTGGGTACGCCGCTGCTGCACATGGACGGGCAGGCCGTGTTCAAGCTGGCGGTGCGCGTGCTCGAAGATGCGGCCCGTGCCACGCTTGCAAAGGCAGGCAAGACCGAAGCCGACATCGACTGGCTGATTCCGCACCAGGCCAACATCCGCATCATGGAAGGCACGGCCAAGAAGCTGAAGCTTCCGCGCGAGAAGCTCATCGTCACGGTCAATGAGCATGGCAACACCTCGGCTGCCTCGATTCCGCTGGCACTCGACGAGGCCGTGCGGTCCGGCAAGGTGAAGAAGGGTGAAACCGTCATGCTCGAAGGCGTGGGTGGCGGCTTCACCTGGGGCGCGGTGCTATTGAATCTGTAG
- the plsX gene encoding phosphate acyltransferase PlsX has product MATPSSPESTAAPSAITLAVDCMGGDHGPRVTLAACRAFLERHSEASLLLVGAPAALAGFAAHPRARIVAASEVVGMDDPVEIALRKKKDSSMRVAIQQVKDGAAQAAISAGNTGALMAIARYLLKTLDGIDRPAIAPQLPNAKGGATTVLDLGANVDCDAEDLLQFAVLGSALVSALTGNEAPSVGLLNIGEEAIKGSETIKKASQLLRTAANSKDLNFYGNVEGNDIFKGTTDIVVCDGFVGNVALKASEGVASMIGEFIRIEFSRNILTKVAAIVAYPVLKAFKNRLDHRRYNGAALLGLRGLVFKSHGSADEVAFGHALDRAYDAARNNLLDRVRARIAHAAPLLARQEPAVPADATALHV; this is encoded by the coding sequence ATGGCTACGCCTTCTTCCCCCGAATCCACTGCTGCGCCTTCCGCAATCACGCTCGCCGTCGATTGCATGGGAGGCGATCATGGGCCGCGCGTCACGCTCGCGGCCTGCCGCGCGTTCCTCGAACGGCACAGCGAAGCCTCGTTGTTGCTGGTCGGTGCGCCTGCCGCATTGGCCGGGTTTGCTGCGCATCCGCGTGCCCGCATCGTTGCCGCCAGCGAAGTGGTGGGCATGGACGATCCCGTTGAAATTGCCCTGCGCAAGAAGAAGGACTCTTCGATGCGTGTCGCGATCCAGCAGGTCAAGGACGGTGCGGCCCAAGCGGCCATTTCGGCCGGCAATACCGGCGCCCTGATGGCCATTGCGCGCTACCTTCTGAAGACGCTCGACGGCATCGACCGCCCTGCCATTGCGCCACAGCTTCCGAACGCCAAGGGCGGCGCCACCACGGTGCTGGACCTGGGCGCCAATGTCGATTGCGATGCCGAAGACCTGCTCCAGTTCGCCGTGCTCGGCTCAGCCCTGGTCTCCGCGCTCACCGGCAACGAAGCCCCGTCGGTCGGGTTGCTCAACATTGGCGAGGAAGCCATCAAGGGCAGCGAAACGATCAAAAAAGCGAGTCAACTGCTGCGTACGGCTGCCAACTCGAAGGATCTGAACTTCTACGGCAACGTGGAAGGTAACGACATTTTCAAGGGCACGACAGATATCGTCGTCTGTGACGGTTTCGTAGGAAACGTCGCGCTGAAGGCCAGCGAAGGCGTGGCCTCGATGATCGGTGAATTCATTCGCATCGAGTTTTCGCGGAACATCTTGACCAAAGTGGCGGCAATTGTTGCTTACCCGGTGCTAAAAGCATTTAAAAATCGATTGGACCATCGTCGATACAACGGCGCCGCCCTGTTAGGCCTGCGCGGCCTGGTTTTCAAGAGCCATGGCTCGGCCGACGAAGTGGCTTTCGGACATGCGCTGGATCGCGCTTATGATGCCGCTCGCAACAACCTGCTCGATCGCGTGCGGGCCCGCATCGCTCACGCCGCGCCATTGCTTGCGCGGCAGGAGCCCGCGGTGCCAGCCGACGCGACGGCCCTTCACGTTTGA
- the rpmF gene encoding 50S ribosomal protein L32 — MAVQQNKKSPSKRGMHRSHNALVVPGIAVEPTTGETHLRHHISPNGFYRGRQVLKNKSEA, encoded by the coding sequence ATGGCCGTCCAGCAAAACAAGAAGTCGCCTTCCAAGCGCGGCATGCACCGTTCCCACAATGCGCTGGTCGTGCCCGGCATCGCCGTGGAACCGACCACCGGCGAAACGCACCTGCGCCACCACATCAGCCCCAACGGTTTCTACCGTGGCCGCCAGGTGCTCAAGAACAAGTCCGAAGCCTGA
- a CDS encoding DUF177 domain-containing protein, giving the protein MKREFVPERLDVAAFAAEAAALSADDPVPNYPRLAQELASPAPEAVISWEAVGEQRTGALGKAEPWLHLVAETTVPLVCQRCLAPVDTLVESDRWFRFVADEATADAEDDESEEDLLVVSRDFDLHALIEDELLMEIPVMPVHEVCPTPIQLSSSDEDFKAAEEAKPNPFAVLGALRSRKPEEGK; this is encoded by the coding sequence ATGAAGAGAGAATTTGTTCCCGAACGGCTCGACGTGGCCGCCTTTGCCGCCGAAGCCGCTGCGCTTTCAGCCGACGATCCCGTTCCCAACTATCCCCGCCTGGCGCAGGAACTGGCCTCGCCGGCGCCTGAAGCCGTGATCAGCTGGGAAGCCGTTGGCGAGCAGCGCACCGGGGCCTTGGGCAAGGCCGAGCCCTGGCTGCACCTGGTGGCCGAGACGACCGTGCCGCTCGTTTGCCAGCGCTGCCTGGCGCCGGTGGACACGCTTGTTGAATCGGACCGCTGGTTCCGTTTCGTGGCCGACGAGGCCACGGCCGACGCCGAGGACGACGAATCGGAAGAAGACCTGCTCGTCGTGAGCCGCGATTTCGACCTTCACGCCTTGATCGAGGACGAGCTCCTGATGGAAATTCCCGTCATGCCGGTACACGAGGTCTGCCCCACGCCGATCCAGCTGTCGTCCAGCGACGAAGACTTCAAGGCCGCCGAAGAAGCCAAGCCCAACCCCTTTGCGGTGCTCGGCGCGTTGCGTTCGCGCAAGCCGGAAGAGGGCAAGTAG
- a CDS encoding nucleoside triphosphate pyrophosphatase: MQRPLILASTSRYRRELLARLHLPFDVHAPEVDETARSGETPRELAERLALEKAQAVAARFPEAVVIGSDQVADLAGEALGKPGDHARATAQLRRMRGQTLVFQTAVAVVCQATGFVQRDLAPVRVVFRELSDAAIEQYLQAEQPYDCAGSAKSEGLGIALLSAIDSDDPTALVGLPLIRTCRMLRSAGVDLL, encoded by the coding sequence ATGCAACGCCCCTTGATCCTTGCCTCGACCTCGCGCTACCGCCGCGAACTGCTGGCCCGACTCCACCTGCCCTTCGACGTGCATGCCCCGGAAGTCGACGAAACCGCCCGGAGCGGAGAGACCCCCCGCGAACTGGCCGAGCGCCTGGCGCTGGAAAAAGCCCAGGCCGTCGCCGCGCGATTTCCAGAGGCCGTGGTGATCGGCTCGGACCAGGTGGCCGACCTCGCCGGCGAGGCGCTCGGCAAGCCGGGCGACCACGCACGCGCCACGGCCCAGCTGCGCCGGATGCGCGGCCAGACGCTGGTGTTCCAGACCGCCGTGGCCGTCGTCTGCCAGGCCACGGGCTTCGTCCAGCGCGACCTGGCGCCGGTTCGGGTGGTATTCCGCGAACTCAGCGATGCGGCCATCGAGCAGTACCTGCAGGCCGAGCAACCCTACGACTGCGCGGGCAGCGCCAAGAGCGAAGGCCTGGGGATCGCCTTGCTGAGTGCGATCGACAGCGACGACCCGACCGCCCTGGTCGGCCTGCCGCTGATCCGCACCTGCCGGATGCTGCGCTCCGCCGGGGTCGATCTGCTGTGA
- a CDS encoding SAM-dependent methyltransferase, which yields MTRGKLYLVPAPLDFGCDAQAPLQDALPLGTLQAAAGITHWICENAKSARAYLKRIDAVVPLAAPLQAQDIRELPREVHKKGDHAGQFDAKPLLAAALEGHDIGLLSEAGMPAVADPGSSVARAAHDLGIAVVPLTGPVSLLLALAASGLNGQNFAFVGYLPQDSGERQIRIRELEALALKTGQTQLFIETPYRNAALLQALVQTLQHNTRLAVARGLTLASAQVRSETVKAWRSKAQGPADERLPAVFAIGR from the coding sequence GTGACCCGGGGCAAGCTCTACCTGGTGCCCGCGCCGCTGGACTTCGGCTGCGACGCGCAGGCGCCCCTGCAGGACGCCCTGCCACTCGGTACGCTGCAGGCTGCCGCCGGCATCACCCACTGGATCTGCGAGAACGCCAAGTCGGCGCGCGCCTATCTGAAGCGCATCGATGCCGTCGTCCCGCTGGCCGCGCCCCTGCAGGCACAAGACATCCGGGAACTCCCGCGCGAGGTGCACAAGAAGGGCGACCATGCCGGCCAGTTCGATGCCAAGCCATTGCTGGCCGCCGCACTCGAAGGCCACGACATCGGCCTGCTCAGCGAAGCCGGCATGCCGGCGGTGGCCGACCCCGGCTCCTCGGTGGCGCGCGCCGCGCACGACCTTGGCATTGCCGTGGTCCCGCTCACCGGCCCCGTGTCGCTGCTGCTCGCGTTGGCGGCCAGCGGCCTCAACGGACAGAACTTTGCCTTCGTCGGCTACCTGCCGCAGGATTCGGGCGAGCGCCAGATTCGAATCCGGGAACTCGAGGCACTGGCCCTCAAGACCGGCCAGACGCAGTTGTTCATCGAGACCCCTTACCGCAATGCGGCGCTGCTTCAAGCGCTGGTGCAAACGCTGCAGCACAACACCCGGCTCGCCGTGGCGCGCGGGCTGACGCTCGCCTCAGCCCAGGTGCGCAGCGAAACGGTAAAGGCCTGGCGCTCCAAGGCGCAAGGCCCGGCGGACGAACGCCTGCCTGCGGTATTCGCGATCGGGCGCTGA
- a CDS encoding MFS transporter, whose translation MVVTAGTRWAARAQFFSSGFIFATWGVHVPTVKTHYGIDEAELGLAMLAAGAGAMFGLTSAGRWIGRHGPRRMAALCGCVYAMLLAGLIAMPGYLFLLVLLGAFGLVTSVFDVAINAEAAQLELHGAKPLMSGMHGMFSLGGMAGAASGSAALAAGLGAQAHLLWVAAAMVLVVAVSSWHMLPRPPAASDASPADHAFRLPRGVLAVLGVLAALGLIAEGAIYDWSVLYMQQELGSPQKQAALAYASFSAAMAAARFAGDAMRARFSPAALLLGSGVLAAAAMTLVLLTDLPWLALVGFAGVGVGFANVVPILFGASARVPGVEAATGIAAVSAIAYLGFMAGPAVIGLLARASSLTAALYVVVVFAVALAASARFTDSGDPS comes from the coding sequence ATGGTGGTGACTGCCGGCACCCGCTGGGCCGCGCGCGCGCAGTTCTTTTCTTCCGGCTTCATCTTTGCGACCTGGGGCGTGCACGTTCCAACGGTCAAGACGCACTACGGCATCGATGAAGCCGAGCTGGGACTGGCCATGCTCGCGGCCGGTGCCGGTGCGATGTTCGGCCTGACCAGCGCCGGACGCTGGATCGGCCGCCACGGCCCGCGGCGCATGGCCGCCCTGTGCGGCTGCGTCTACGCAATGCTGCTGGCGGGGCTGATCGCGATGCCCGGCTACCTCTTCCTGCTGGTGCTGCTGGGGGCTTTCGGCCTTGTCACCAGCGTGTTCGACGTGGCCATCAACGCCGAGGCGGCGCAGCTCGAGCTGCATGGCGCCAAACCGCTGATGAGCGGCATGCACGGCATGTTCAGCCTGGGCGGCATGGCCGGCGCCGCGAGCGGCAGTGCGGCACTGGCCGCCGGGCTCGGGGCCCAGGCCCATCTGCTGTGGGTTGCGGCGGCCATGGTGCTGGTGGTGGCCGTGTCTTCGTGGCACATGCTCCCCAGGCCGCCTGCCGCAAGCGATGCATCCCCGGCCGACCACGCATTTCGGCTGCCTCGCGGCGTACTCGCGGTGCTGGGCGTGCTTGCCGCGCTGGGCCTGATCGCCGAAGGCGCGATCTACGACTGGAGCGTGCTCTACATGCAGCAGGAACTCGGCAGCCCGCAGAAACAGGCCGCGCTGGCCTATGCGAGCTTCTCGGCCGCCATGGCAGCCGCGCGTTTCGCTGGCGATGCGATGCGTGCCCGCTTCTCGCCCGCTGCACTGCTGCTCGGCAGCGGCGTGCTCGCGGCGGCGGCCATGACCCTGGTTCTGCTGACCGACCTGCCCTGGCTCGCGCTGGTCGGCTTCGCGGGGGTGGGCGTGGGCTTCGCGAACGTGGTGCCGATCCTGTTCGGCGCATCGGCCCGCGTGCCCGGCGTCGAAGCCGCAACGGGCATTGCGGCCGTCTCGGCCATCGCCTACCTGGGCTTCATGGCCGGACCGGCCGTGATCGGCCTGCTGGCACGGGCCAGTTCGCTGACAGCCGCGCTCTACGTGGTCGTGGTTTTCGCGGTGGCGCTGGCCGCCTCGGCCCGTTTCACGGACAGCGGCGACCCAAGCTGA
- a CDS encoding S49 family peptidase → MTDPNRTEPEGFDPFEPATPIASSQGAPRNMAKDPTQRPGWERATLEKLAFASLNEQRAARRWKTFTRLSWLAFFIFLVWLAMSRNAPSAAKTTAHTAVVEIKGEIANGGDASAEFVVAAMKTAFEDEGAKGIVLLINSPGGSPVQAGIISDEIKRLKAKHKKPVYAVVEETCASAAYYIAAATDKIFVDKASIVGSIGVLMDGFGFTGVMDKVGVERRLLTAGENKGFLDPFSPMSDAQRAHAQAMLNQIHTQFINVVKAGRGDRLKLDTPGLFSGLFWSGEQAVAFGLADQLGNVDYVAREVIKAEEVTDYTRRDNVAEKLAKKFGAAMGDATVRSLQFATPALR, encoded by the coding sequence ATGACCGACCCGAACCGCACGGAACCCGAAGGTTTTGATCCTTTTGAGCCGGCCACTCCCATCGCGTCCTCGCAGGGCGCGCCAAGAAACATGGCCAAAGACCCGACGCAGCGCCCAGGGTGGGAGCGCGCAACGCTCGAGAAACTCGCCTTCGCTTCCCTGAACGAGCAGAGGGCCGCGCGCCGCTGGAAGACCTTCACGCGTCTTTCGTGGCTCGCCTTCTTCATCTTCCTGGTCTGGCTCGCGATGTCGCGCAACGCGCCGAGCGCCGCCAAGACCACGGCCCACACCGCGGTTGTCGAAATCAAGGGCGAGATCGCCAACGGCGGCGACGCCAGCGCGGAATTCGTGGTGGCCGCAATGAAGACCGCTTTCGAGGACGAGGGCGCCAAGGGCATCGTGCTGCTGATCAACTCGCCCGGCGGGAGCCCCGTGCAGGCCGGCATCATCAGCGACGAGATCAAGCGCCTGAAGGCCAAGCACAAGAAGCCGGTCTACGCGGTGGTCGAAGAAACCTGCGCCTCGGCCGCCTATTACATCGCTGCCGCCACCGACAAGATCTTCGTCGACAAGGCCAGCATCGTCGGCAGCATCGGCGTGCTGATGGACGGGTTCGGCTTCACCGGCGTCATGGACAAGGTCGGCGTCGAGCGCCGTTTGCTGACGGCCGGCGAGAACAAGGGCTTCCTCGACCCGTTCAGCCCGATGAGCGACGCACAGCGCGCCCATGCCCAGGCCATGCTGAACCAGATCCACACCCAGTTCATCAACGTGGTGAAGGCCGGGCGTGGCGACCGGCTCAAGCTCGACACCCCGGGGCTCTTCAGCGGCTTGTTCTGGAGCGGCGAGCAAGCCGTCGCGTTCGGCCTGGCCGACCAGCTCGGCAACGTGGACTACGTGGCGCGTGAAGTGATCAAGGCCGAAGAGGTGACCGACTACACGCGGCGCGACAACGTGGCCGAAAAGCTCGCCAAGAAATTCGGCGCCGCGATGGGCGACGCCACCGTGCGTTCGCTGCAGTTCGCCACGCCGGCGCTGCGCTGA
- a CDS encoding Rieske (2Fe-2S) protein — protein sequence MSEEEPVPFCNASDLVEGGRAVPFDVVYGGETCRAFAVRFEGQPHAYLNRCSHVAMELDFQPDRFFDDSGQWLLCATHGAVYKPDTGECAGGPCRGGLVKIALSERDGVVHWHTAWNLHPLTF from the coding sequence ATGAGCGAAGAAGAGCCTGTTCCCTTCTGCAATGCATCGGACCTCGTCGAAGGCGGCCGGGCCGTGCCTTTCGATGTGGTCTACGGCGGCGAAACCTGCCGCGCCTTCGCGGTGCGCTTCGAAGGGCAGCCGCATGCCTATCTGAATCGATGCAGCCACGTGGCCATGGAACTCGATTTCCAGCCTGACCGCTTCTTCGACGACAGCGGCCAGTGGCTGCTCTGCGCCACGCACGGCGCGGTCTACAAGCCGGACACCGGCGAATGCGCCGGCGGCCCGTGCCGCGGCGGCCTCGTGAAGATCGCCCTCAGCGAACGCGACGGCGTGGTGCACTGGCATACTGCCTGGAACCTCCACCCCCTGACTTTTTGA